In Streptomyces nojiriensis, one genomic interval encodes:
- the argH gene encoding argininosuccinate lyase produces MSSNKGDVRLWGGRFADGPSEALALLSASVHFDWRLAPYDIAGSRAHARVLHKAGLLTADELDRMIAGLDQLEADVADGSFTGTIADEDVHTALERGLLERLGAELGGKLRAGRSRNDQVATLFRMYLRDHGRIIGGLIADLQDALVGLAETHHDVAMPGRTHLQHAQPVLFAHHVLAHVQSLSRDAERLRQWDTRTAVSPYGSGALAGSSLGLDPEQVAADLGFERGSVGNSIDGTASRDFVAEFAFITAMIGINLSRIAEEIIIWNTKEFSFVTLHDAFSTGSSIMPQKKNPDIAELARGKSGRLIGNLTGLLATLKALPLAYNRDLQEDKEPVFDSCDTLEVLLPAFTGMMATLTVNRERMEELAPAGFSLATDIAEWLVKQGVPFRVAHEVAGECVKVCEGEGIELDQLTDEQFVKISEHLTPEVRTVLNVKGALASRSGRGGTAPSAVATQLTELKADLVIQHAWAAHKQ; encoded by the coding sequence GTGAGCAGCAACAAGGGTGACGTCCGGCTCTGGGGCGGCCGGTTCGCCGACGGTCCTTCGGAGGCGCTGGCCCTGCTGTCGGCGTCGGTCCACTTCGACTGGCGCCTCGCGCCGTACGACATCGCGGGCTCCCGCGCCCACGCCCGCGTGCTCCACAAGGCCGGCCTCCTCACGGCCGACGAGCTCGACCGCATGATCGCCGGACTCGACCAGCTCGAAGCCGACGTGGCCGACGGCTCCTTCACCGGCACCATCGCCGACGAGGACGTGCACACCGCCCTGGAGCGCGGCCTGCTGGAGCGGCTCGGCGCCGAGCTCGGCGGCAAGCTGCGCGCCGGCCGGTCCCGCAACGACCAGGTGGCCACCCTCTTCCGGATGTACCTGCGCGACCACGGCCGGATCATCGGCGGTCTGATCGCGGACCTCCAGGACGCGCTGGTCGGCCTCGCCGAGACGCATCACGACGTGGCCATGCCGGGCCGGACGCACCTCCAGCACGCGCAGCCGGTGCTCTTCGCCCACCACGTCCTGGCCCACGTGCAGTCCCTGTCCCGGGACGCGGAGCGGCTGCGCCAGTGGGACACCCGCACCGCGGTCTCGCCCTACGGCTCGGGTGCCCTGGCCGGCTCCTCGCTGGGGCTGGACCCGGAGCAGGTCGCCGCCGACCTCGGCTTCGAGCGGGGCTCGGTCGGCAACTCGATCGACGGCACGGCCTCGCGCGACTTCGTCGCCGAGTTCGCCTTCATCACCGCGATGATCGGGATCAACCTGTCCCGGATCGCGGAGGAGATCATCATCTGGAACACGAAGGAGTTCTCCTTCGTGACGCTGCACGACGCCTTCTCGACCGGGTCGTCGATCATGCCGCAGAAGAAGAACCCGGACATCGCGGAGCTGGCGCGCGGCAAGTCGGGCCGGCTCATCGGCAATCTGACGGGCCTGCTCGCGACGCTCAAGGCGCTGCCGCTGGCGTACAACCGGGACCTTCAGGAGGACAAGGAGCCCGTCTTCGACTCCTGTGACACCCTCGAGGTCCTGCTGCCCGCCTTCACCGGCATGATGGCGACCCTCACGGTCAACCGGGAGCGGATGGAGGAGCTGGCCCCGGCGGGCTTCTCGCTCGCCACCGACATCGCCGAGTGGCTGGTCAAGCAGGGCGTGCCGTTCCGGGTGGCCCACGAGGTGGCCGGCGAGTGCGTGAAGGTCTGCGAGGGCGAGGGCATCGAGCTCGACCAGCTGACGGACGAGCAGTTCGTGAAGATCTCGGAGCACCTGACCCCCGAGGTCCGGACCGTCCTGAACGTCAAGGGCGCCCTGGCCTCGCGCAGCGGCCGCGGCGGCACCGCCCCGTCGGCGGTTGCCA
- a CDS encoding L,D-transpeptidase family protein yields the protein MRTAVVTVSLVVTTLLPQGPVPLPDRLADTGGGSQLITAVAPTPGSTTGRVIWWERWAGRWHRSGSAPARFGVNGLTEGATRTQGTNTTPTGLFELPYAFGIRRAPVGTDHVYRRVSRDSWWCQDNASAHYNRWVEPLPADCAPGEAEHLVTYEKQYAHALVIAFNYDRPVRGRGAGIFLHVNGKGATAGCVSVPERAMRAILRWADPRRRPHIAIGTESGDLAVTRY from the coding sequence CTGCGTACCGCTGTAGTCACGGTCTCACTGGTCGTCACGACCCTGCTCCCGCAGGGCCCCGTGCCCCTGCCCGACCGTCTCGCCGACACCGGCGGCGGCAGTCAGCTGATCACCGCCGTCGCGCCCACGCCCGGATCGACCACCGGCCGGGTGATCTGGTGGGAGCGGTGGGCGGGGCGCTGGCACCGGTCCGGGAGCGCACCCGCCCGCTTCGGCGTGAACGGCCTCACCGAGGGTGCGACCCGGACCCAGGGCACGAACACCACCCCCACGGGCCTCTTCGAACTCCCCTACGCCTTCGGGATCCGGCGGGCACCGGTCGGCACGGACCACGTCTACCGGCGGGTGAGCCGCGACTCCTGGTGGTGCCAGGACAACGCCTCCGCCCACTACAACCGCTGGGTCGAGCCGCTGCCCGCGGACTGCGCGCCGGGCGAGGCCGAGCACCTGGTGACGTACGAGAAGCAGTACGCGCACGCGCTGGTGATCGCCTTCAACTACGACCGGCCCGTACGCGGCCGGGGCGCCGGGATCTTCCTGCACGTCAACGGCAAGGGCGCGACGGCCGGTTGCGTGTCCGTGCCGGAGCGGGCCATGCGGGCGATCCTGCGCTGGGCGGACCCGCGCCGTCGTCCGCACATCGCGATCGGCACGGAGTCCGGCGACCTGGCCGTGACCCGGTACTGA
- the argJ gene encoding bifunctional glutamate N-acetyltransferase/amino-acid acetyltransferase ArgJ codes for MSVTAAQGFTAAGIAAGIKANGNPDLALVVNNGPSLAAAGVFTSNRVKAAPVHWSEQVLRGAAVSAVVLNSGGANACTGPKGFQDTHATAEKVAQVLGGDFNAGEIAVASTGLIGVLLPMDKLLPGIETAAAALSADGGEAAAIAIKTTDTVHKTATVSQGGWTVGGMAKGAGMLAPGLATMLVVITTDADLDSATLDKALRAATRTTFDRVDSDGCMSTNDTVLLLASGASGQVPAYEEFAEAVRKVCDDLARQLIGDAEGASKDIRIEVIGALTEDDAVEVGRSIARNNLLKCAIHGEDPNWGRVLSAIGTTQAAFDPDRLNVAINDVWVCRNGSVGDDRDLVSMKGREVRITADLSNGSESAVIWGNDLTAEYVHENSAYSS; via the coding sequence GTGAGCGTCACGGCAGCACAGGGATTCACGGCAGCCGGCATCGCCGCCGGGATCAAGGCCAACGGCAACCCCGACCTGGCCCTCGTGGTCAACAACGGGCCGAGTCTGGCCGCCGCGGGCGTGTTCACCTCCAACCGCGTCAAGGCCGCGCCCGTGCACTGGTCCGAGCAGGTCCTGCGGGGCGCCGCCGTCAGCGCGGTCGTCCTGAACTCCGGCGGCGCCAACGCCTGCACCGGCCCCAAGGGCTTCCAGGACACCCACGCCACCGCGGAGAAGGTCGCGCAGGTGCTCGGCGGGGACTTCAACGCCGGCGAGATCGCGGTCGCCTCCACCGGCCTGATCGGCGTCCTGCTCCCCATGGACAAGCTGCTCCCCGGCATCGAGACGGCGGCCGCGGCCCTGTCCGCGGACGGCGGCGAGGCCGCCGCCATCGCCATCAAGACCACCGACACCGTGCACAAGACGGCCACCGTCTCGCAGGGCGGCTGGACCGTCGGCGGCATGGCCAAGGGCGCGGGCATGCTCGCCCCGGGCCTGGCCACCATGCTCGTCGTCATCACCACCGACGCCGACCTGGACAGCGCCACCCTCGACAAGGCGCTGCGCGCCGCCACCCGCACCACTTTCGACCGGGTCGACTCCGACGGCTGCATGTCCACCAACGACACGGTGCTGCTGCTCGCCTCCGGCGCCTCCGGCCAGGTACCGGCCTACGAGGAGTTCGCAGAGGCCGTGCGCAAGGTCTGCGACGACCTGGCCCGCCAGCTCATCGGCGACGCCGAGGGCGCCAGCAAGGACATCCGCATCGAGGTCATCGGTGCGCTCACCGAGGACGACGCGGTCGAGGTCGGCCGGTCCATCGCCCGGAACAACCTGCTCAAGTGCGCCATCCACGGCGAGGACCCGAACTGGGGCCGGGTGCTCTCCGCGATCGGCACCACCCAGGCCGCCTTCGACCCGGACCGCCTCAACGTCGCCATCAACGACGTCTGGGTCTGCCGCAACGGATCGGTCGGCGACGACCGCGACCTGGTCTCCATGAAGGGCCGCGAGGTCCGTATCACCGCCGACCTGTCGAACGGCAGCGAATCCGCCGTGATCTGGGGCAACGACCTGACCGCCGAGTACGTCCACGAGAACAGCGCCTACTCCTCATGA
- a CDS encoding HEAT repeat domain-containing protein: MSARRERAVRAGHASAERLMDGGHPGHTPVPLPEGVADTWIAFDQAVRDIRRYRPETSYIGDDVVALCHPDGYVRQGALRAPDPVLELVAIRCTDWVPAVREQARLVLRAVLDADPAGTVRRLTPLLLRLGRREHGAWAAALLPAALSGESLRAELRESTDLPTRRFAARLSLESGEFGVRELARLAAVELDPPTARMWADAALAALATDGPDDRAVDLLLGAHVPMVRACGVTALRGAGRAAEAGGYLTDRSGLVRACARWLVRQDGGDSYARYRELITDPARVTPYAVSGFAECARREDGPLLRALLGHPGGPVRAAAVAGLRLLDADDERLLRSLLDDPSPAVAREVSRGLRATAGPLPADWLTARVAPERPTHTRRAAFHLLRAQGGIASLRAAVTLLDVRDPGLRELAESTARDWNWQGSLQAGWADPAELGALLERSAHLFDIHQLAPLFDRLALTEAARPDRAAGPTR, encoded by the coding sequence ATGAGCGCCAGGCGGGAACGGGCCGTACGGGCGGGGCACGCGAGCGCGGAGCGGCTGATGGACGGCGGGCATCCCGGTCACACGCCGGTGCCGCTCCCCGAGGGCGTGGCCGACACGTGGATCGCCTTCGACCAGGCAGTACGCGATATCCGTCGCTACCGGCCCGAGACCTCGTACATCGGCGACGACGTGGTGGCGCTGTGCCATCCCGACGGCTACGTCCGCCAAGGTGCGCTCCGGGCGCCGGATCCGGTGCTCGAACTCGTCGCCATCCGCTGCACCGACTGGGTTCCGGCCGTACGGGAACAGGCCCGGCTCGTACTGCGCGCGGTGCTGGACGCCGACCCCGCGGGCACGGTGCGCCGGCTGACCCCGCTCCTGCTGCGGCTGGGCCGCCGCGAGCACGGCGCCTGGGCCGCCGCACTGCTCCCAGCGGCACTGAGCGGCGAGTCGCTGCGGGCCGAACTGCGCGAGAGCACGGACCTGCCGACCCGGCGGTTCGCCGCGCGGCTCTCGCTGGAGAGCGGGGAGTTCGGCGTACGGGAGCTCGCCCGACTGGCCGCCGTGGAACTGGATCCGCCGACCGCCCGGATGTGGGCGGACGCCGCGCTCGCCGCGCTGGCCACCGACGGGCCGGACGACCGGGCCGTCGACCTCCTGCTCGGCGCCCACGTCCCGATGGTCCGCGCCTGCGGGGTCACCGCCCTGCGCGGCGCCGGGCGGGCCGCCGAGGCCGGGGGGTACCTGACCGACCGCTCCGGGCTGGTCCGGGCCTGCGCCCGCTGGCTGGTCCGCCAGGACGGCGGCGACTCGTACGCCCGCTACCGCGAGCTGATCACGGACCCGGCCCGGGTGACTCCGTACGCGGTGAGCGGCTTCGCCGAGTGCGCCCGCCGCGAGGACGGGCCGCTGCTCCGTGCCCTGCTCGGGCACCCCGGCGGCCCCGTGCGGGCCGCCGCCGTCGCCGGGCTGCGCCTGCTGGACGCGGACGACGAGCGGCTGCTGCGCTCGCTGCTCGACGACCCCTCGCCGGCGGTGGCCCGCGAGGTCTCCCGCGGCCTGCGCGCCACCGCGGGGCCGCTGCCCGCCGACTGGCTGACGGCGCGGGTCGCCCCCGAGCGTCCGACGCACACCCGCCGGGCCGCCTTCCACCTGCTGCGGGCCCAGGGCGGCATCGCCTCGCTGCGGGCCGCCGTCACCCTGCTGGACGTGCGGGATCCGGGTCTGCGCGAGCTGGCCGAGAGCACCGCACGGGATTGGAACTGGCAGGGCTCCCTCCAGGCGGGCTGGGCGGATCCTGCCGAGCTGGGCGCTCTGCTGGAGCGGTCCGCGCACCTCTTCGACATCCACCAACTGGCCCCGCTCTTCGACCGGCTGGCGCTCACGGAAGCAGCCCGGCCCGACCGCGCTGCCGGACCGACCCGATAA
- a CDS encoding acetylornithine transaminase, translating into MTKGTGNQEYGARWQGALANNYGTPAVALVRGEGAQVWDADGKQYTDFVGGIAVNALGHAHPAIVAAVTEQISTLGHVSNLFISEPVVALGERLLQLFGRPGKVFFCNSGAESIEAAFKIGRLTGRTHMVATDGGFHGRTMGALALTGQPKKQEPFRPLPGDVTHVPFGDAEALRAAVTEETALVVIEPIQGENGVVVPPAGYLTAAREITRATGTLLVLDEVQTGIGRCGQWFEHQAHEDVEPDIVTLAKGLGGGLPIGAVAAFGPVADLLQPGQHGTTFGGNPVACAAGLAVIDTIATGGLLDQVKARGEQLRSGIEAPGHALVSHVRGAGLLLGIVLTEPLAARVQQAAQDAGFLVNAPAPDVVRLMPPYVLTEAEADAFVRALPGILDAAYGDGSGE; encoded by the coding sequence ATGACGAAGGGCACCGGCAACCAGGAGTACGGCGCTCGCTGGCAGGGCGCGCTGGCCAACAACTACGGCACCCCTGCGGTCGCGCTCGTACGCGGCGAGGGCGCCCAGGTCTGGGACGCCGACGGGAAGCAGTACACCGACTTCGTCGGCGGCATCGCGGTCAACGCCCTCGGGCACGCCCACCCGGCGATCGTGGCGGCCGTGACCGAGCAGATCTCCACGCTCGGCCACGTCTCCAACCTCTTCATCTCCGAGCCGGTCGTCGCGCTCGGCGAGCGGCTGCTCCAGCTCTTCGGCCGCCCCGGCAAGGTCTTCTTCTGCAACTCGGGCGCCGAGTCCATCGAGGCCGCCTTCAAGATCGGCCGGCTGACCGGGCGGACCCACATGGTCGCCACCGACGGCGGCTTCCACGGCCGGACCATGGGCGCCCTCGCGCTCACCGGCCAGCCGAAGAAGCAGGAGCCCTTCCGGCCGCTGCCCGGCGATGTCACGCACGTCCCGTTCGGTGACGCGGAGGCCCTGCGGGCCGCCGTCACCGAGGAGACCGCGCTCGTCGTCATCGAGCCCATCCAGGGCGAGAACGGCGTCGTCGTACCTCCCGCCGGATACCTGACGGCCGCCCGCGAAATCACCCGCGCCACCGGTACCCTGCTCGTCCTCGACGAGGTCCAGACCGGCATCGGCCGGTGCGGCCAGTGGTTCGAGCACCAGGCCCACGAGGACGTCGAGCCCGACATCGTCACCCTCGCCAAGGGGCTGGGCGGCGGTCTGCCCATCGGTGCGGTGGCCGCCTTCGGCCCCGTCGCCGACCTGCTCCAGCCGGGCCAGCACGGCACCACCTTCGGCGGGAACCCGGTCGCCTGCGCCGCCGGCCTCGCGGTGATCGACACGATCGCCACGGGCGGGCTGCTCGACCAGGTCAAGGCGCGCGGCGAGCAGCTGCGCTCCGGGATCGAGGCCCCGGGCCACGCCCTGGTGTCCCACGTCCGGGGCGCGGGTCTGCTGCTGGGTATCGTGCTGACCGAGCCGCTCGCCGCCCGGGTGCAGCAGGCGGCTCAGGATGCCGGCTTCCTGGTCAACGCGCCCGCCCCCGACGTCGTACGGCTCATGCCCCCGTACGTACTCACGGAGGCCGAGGCGGACGCGTTCGTCCGGGCCCTGCCCGGCATCCTCGACGCAGCCTACGGGGACGGATCCGGAGAATGA
- a CDS encoding argininosuccinate synthase yields the protein MTERVVLAYSGGLDTSVAIGWIAEETGAEVIAVAVDVGQGGEDLDVIRKRALDCGAVEAEVADASDEFANEYCLPAIKANALYMDRYPLVSALSRPAIVKHLVAAAKKHGATTVAHGCTGKGNDQVRFEAGIVALAPDLKCIAPVRDYAMTRDKAIAFCEEKQLPIATTKKSPYSIDQNVFGRAVETGFLEDIWNAPIEDIYEYTSNPALPREADEVVISFKEGVPVAIDGKPVTVLQAIQQLNDRAGAQGIGRIDIVEDRLVGIKSREVYEAPGAIALITAHQELENVTVERELARYKRQVEQRWGEMVYDGLWFSPLKRALDGFINEANQHVTGDIRMTLHGGRAVVTGRKSDESLYDFNLATYDSGDTFDQSKAQGFIEIFGLSSKIAARRDLA from the coding sequence GTGACCGAGCGCGTCGTACTCGCCTACTCGGGCGGCCTGGACACCTCCGTCGCCATCGGCTGGATCGCCGAGGAGACGGGCGCCGAGGTCATCGCCGTTGCCGTGGACGTCGGCCAGGGTGGCGAGGACCTGGACGTCATCCGCAAGCGCGCGCTCGACTGCGGTGCGGTCGAGGCCGAGGTCGCCGACGCCTCCGACGAGTTCGCCAATGAGTACTGCCTCCCGGCGATCAAGGCGAACGCCCTCTACATGGACCGGTACCCGCTGGTCTCGGCGCTCTCCCGGCCGGCCATCGTCAAGCACCTGGTCGCCGCCGCCAAGAAGCACGGCGCCACGACCGTCGCCCACGGCTGCACCGGCAAGGGCAACGACCAGGTCCGCTTCGAGGCGGGCATCGTCGCCCTCGCCCCGGACCTCAAGTGCATCGCCCCGGTCCGTGACTACGCGATGACCCGGGACAAGGCGATCGCCTTCTGCGAGGAGAAGCAGCTCCCGATCGCGACCACCAAGAAGTCCCCGTACTCCATCGACCAGAACGTCTTCGGACGCGCCGTCGAGACGGGCTTCCTGGAGGACATCTGGAACGCGCCGATCGAGGACATCTACGAGTACACCTCGAACCCGGCCCTGCCGCGCGAGGCCGACGAGGTCGTCATCTCCTTCAAGGAGGGCGTCCCGGTCGCCATCGACGGCAAGCCCGTCACCGTGCTGCAGGCCATCCAGCAGCTCAACGACCGCGCCGGAGCCCAGGGCATCGGCCGGATCGACATCGTCGAGGACCGCCTCGTGGGCATCAAGTCCCGTGAGGTGTACGAGGCCCCGGGTGCGATCGCGCTGATCACGGCCCACCAAGAGCTGGAGAACGTCACCGTCGAGCGCGAGCTGGCCCGCTACAAGCGGCAGGTCGAGCAGCGCTGGGGCGAGATGGTCTACGACGGCCTGTGGTTCTCCCCGCTCAAGCGCGCCCTGGACGGCTTCATCAACGAGGCCAACCAGCACGTCACCGGTGACATCCGGATGACCCTGCACGGCGGCCGCGCCGTCGTCACCGGCCGGAAGTCGGACGAGTCGCTGTACGACTTCAACCTCGCGACCTACGACTCGGGCGACACCTTCGACCAGTCCAAGGCCCAGGGCTTCATCGAGATCTTCGGTCTCTCCTCGAAGATCGCGGCCCGCCGCGACCTCGCCTGA
- a CDS encoding arginine repressor — MSQAQDNEQGGQAVPQTRTARHRRIVDILNRQPVRSQSQLAKLLADDGLSVTQATLSRDLDELGAVKIRNTGGELIYAVPSEGGFRTPQAPLGESAKEERMRRLSGELLISAEASANLVVLRTPPGAAQFLASAIDQAELRAILGTIAGDDTLMLISRDPAGGQALADHLLRLAQKEG; from the coding sequence ATGAGTCAGGCGCAGGACAACGAGCAAGGCGGCCAGGCCGTCCCGCAGACCCGCACCGCGCGTCACCGCCGGATCGTGGACATCCTCAACCGGCAGCCGGTCCGCTCCCAGAGCCAGCTGGCCAAGCTGCTCGCCGACGACGGGCTGAGCGTCACCCAGGCGACGCTCTCGCGCGACCTCGACGAGCTGGGCGCGGTGAAGATCCGCAACACCGGCGGCGAGCTGATCTACGCGGTCCCCAGCGAGGGCGGCTTCCGCACCCCGCAGGCCCCGCTCGGCGAGTCCGCGAAGGAGGAGCGCATGCGGCGCCTCTCCGGGGAGCTGCTGATCTCGGCGGAGGCCTCCGCGAACCTCGTGGTCCTGCGCACCCCGCCGGGTGCGGCGCAGTTCCTCGCCTCGGCGATCGACCAGGCCGAACTCCGCGCGATCCTCGGCACGATCGCGGGCGACGACACCCTGATGCTGATCAGCCGGGACCCGGCGGGCGGCCAGGCCCTGGCCGACCACCTGCTGCGCCTGGCGCAGAAGGAGGGCTAG
- a CDS encoding pyridoxamine 5'-phosphate oxidase family protein: MGKLYERIDGRLRKFIEEQPVFFTATAPLTGDGHVNLSPKGRAGTLVVIDEQTLAYLDFGGSGAETIAHVRENGRITLMWCAFSGPPNIVRIHGEGEAVFRDDPRWGELIALFGEADGPAARAVILVHARRIADVCGYAVPLMEYQGERTLHAEYFGRKTDEEFAAYCEKKEFIGSSVDGLPALPLPLPPRTV, encoded by the coding sequence ATGGGAAAGCTCTACGAACGAATAGACGGCCGGCTCCGCAAGTTCATCGAGGAGCAGCCGGTCTTCTTCACCGCGACCGCCCCGCTCACGGGTGACGGCCACGTCAACCTCTCCCCCAAGGGCCGCGCCGGCACCCTCGTCGTCATCGACGAGCAGACCCTGGCCTACCTGGACTTCGGGGGCAGCGGCGCCGAGACCATCGCCCACGTCCGGGAGAACGGCCGGATCACCCTGATGTGGTGCGCGTTCTCCGGGCCGCCCAACATCGTGCGCATCCACGGCGAGGGCGAGGCCGTCTTCCGTGACGATCCCCGCTGGGGCGAACTGATCGCCCTGTTCGGCGAGGCCGACGGGCCGGCGGCGCGGGCGGTCATCCTGGTCCACGCCCGCCGGATCGCCGATGTCTGCGGGTACGCCGTCCCCCTGATGGAGTACCAGGGCGAGCGGACCCTGCACGCGGAGTACTTCGGCCGCAAGACGGACGAGGAGTTCGCCGCGTACTGCGAGAAGAAGGAGTTCATCGGATCGAGCGTCGACGGCCTGCCTGCGCTGCCGCTGCCCCTTCCGCCCCGTACCGTCTGA
- the argB gene encoding acetylglutamate kinase: MSDEKAGQPGTSGGTARKHTALPKAQILIEALPWLTRHNGKVVVIKFGGNAMIDEELKAAFAQDVVFLRQAGLKPVVVHGGGPQINAQLDKQGLVSEFKAGLRVTTPEAMDVVRMVLAGHVQRELVGLLNQHGPLAVGMTGEDARTIIATKHSPQIDGEAIDIGRVGEITSIDTGAIEALLADGRIPVISSIAGSADDHHVYNVNADTAAAALAAALGAETLMVLTDVEGLYADWPHSDEVISKLTVSELEKLLPELSSGMVPKMEGCLHAVRNGVNTARVLDGRVQHSILLEIFTDSGIGTMVVPDHQSGGTE, encoded by the coding sequence ATGAGCGACGAGAAGGCCGGCCAGCCCGGCACCTCCGGCGGCACCGCCCGCAAGCACACCGCCCTGCCCAAGGCGCAGATCCTCATCGAGGCCCTGCCGTGGCTGACCCGCCACAACGGCAAGGTCGTCGTCATCAAGTTCGGCGGCAACGCCATGATCGACGAGGAGCTCAAGGCCGCCTTCGCCCAGGACGTGGTCTTCCTGCGGCAGGCCGGCCTGAAGCCGGTCGTCGTGCACGGCGGCGGCCCCCAGATCAACGCCCAGCTCGACAAGCAGGGCCTGGTCAGCGAGTTCAAGGCGGGGCTGCGCGTCACGACCCCGGAAGCCATGGACGTCGTACGGATGGTCCTGGCGGGCCATGTCCAGCGCGAGCTGGTCGGACTGCTCAACCAGCACGGGCCGCTGGCCGTCGGCATGACCGGCGAGGACGCCCGCACCATCATCGCGACCAAGCACAGCCCGCAGATCGACGGCGAGGCCATCGACATCGGCCGGGTCGGGGAGATCACCTCCATCGACACCGGCGCCATCGAGGCCCTGCTGGCGGACGGCCGGATCCCGGTCATCTCCTCCATCGCGGGCAGCGCCGACGACCACCACGTGTACAACGTCAACGCCGACACGGCGGCCGCGGCGCTCGCCGCCGCGCTCGGCGCCGAGACGCTGATGGTCCTCACCGACGTCGAGGGCCTGTACGCGGACTGGCCGCACAGCGACGAGGTCATCAGCAAGCTCACCGTCAGCGAGCTGGAGAAGCTGCTGCCCGAGCTGTCCAGCGGCATGGTGCCCAAGATGGAGGGCTGCCTGCACGCCGTGCGCAACGGCGTGAACACCGCCCGCGTGCTCGACGGACGGGTCCAGCACTCGATCCTGCTGGAGATCTTCACGGACTCCGGCATCGGCACGATGGTCGTGCCCGACCACCAGTCAGGGGGAACGGAATGA
- the argC gene encoding N-acetyl-gamma-glutamyl-phosphate reductase has protein sequence MVVRVAVAGASGYAGGEVLRLLLSHPEVEIGALTGNSNAGQLLGSLQPHLVPLAGRTLEATTSEVLAGHDVVFLALPHGQSAAVAAQLGEDVLVVDMGADHRLKDSADWDAFYGAPHAGTWPYGLPELPGAREALTGTRRIAVPGCFPTAVSLALFPAYQGNFAEPEAVIVAATGTSGAGKALKPHLLGAEVMGSVTPYGVGGGHRHTPEMVQNLSPLAGERVSVSFTPTLVPMARGILATCSAKALPGTTAESLRAAYEKAYADEPFVHLLPEGRMPSTKSVHGSNAVHVQVAYDESARRIIAVSAIDNLTKGTAGGAVQSMNIALGLPEQLGLSTIGVAP, from the coding sequence ATGGTGGTACGTGTAGCGGTGGCCGGAGCGAGCGGGTACGCGGGCGGAGAAGTCCTGCGCCTCCTGCTCTCGCACCCCGAGGTGGAGATCGGCGCCCTCACCGGCAACTCCAACGCCGGACAGCTCCTCGGCTCGCTGCAACCGCACCTCGTGCCGCTCGCGGGACGCACCCTGGAGGCGACCACCTCCGAGGTCCTCGCCGGCCACGACGTCGTATTCCTCGCCCTGCCGCACGGCCAGTCCGCCGCCGTCGCCGCCCAGCTCGGCGAGGACGTCCTCGTCGTCGACATGGGCGCCGACCACCGGCTCAAGGACTCCGCCGACTGGGACGCCTTCTACGGCGCCCCGCACGCCGGAACCTGGCCCTACGGGCTTCCCGAACTGCCCGGCGCCCGCGAGGCACTGACCGGGACCAGGCGCATCGCGGTCCCCGGCTGCTTCCCCACCGCCGTCTCCCTCGCGCTCTTCCCCGCCTACCAGGGGAACTTCGCCGAGCCGGAGGCCGTGATCGTCGCCGCCACCGGAACCTCCGGCGCGGGCAAGGCCCTCAAGCCGCACCTCCTCGGCGCCGAGGTGATGGGCTCGGTGACCCCGTACGGCGTGGGCGGCGGACACCGCCACACGCCCGAGATGGTGCAGAACCTCAGCCCGCTCGCGGGGGAGCGCGTCTCGGTCTCCTTCACGCCGACCCTCGTGCCCATGGCGCGCGGCATCCTCGCCACGTGCTCGGCCAAGGCGCTCCCCGGCACCACCGCCGAATCGCTGCGCGCCGCGTACGAGAAGGCCTACGCCGACGAGCCCTTCGTCCACCTGCTGCCCGAGGGCCGGATGCCGTCCACCAAATCCGTCCACGGTTCCAACGCCGTCCACGTCCAGGTCGCCTACGACGAGTCCGCCCGCCGGATCATCGCCGTCAGCGCCATCGACAACCTGACCAAGGGCACCGCCGGCGGCGCGGTGCAGAGCATGAACATCGCCCTCGGGCTCCCCGAGCAGCTCGGGCTTTCCACGATCGGAGTCGCACCGTGA